Proteins encoded in a region of the Coffea eugenioides isolate CCC68of chromosome 4, Ceug_1.0, whole genome shotgun sequence genome:
- the LOC113769381 gene encoding uncharacterized protein LOC113769381, with the protein MGLGNTIVEKNESSNQDRAKAMIFLRHHLNEGLKIEYLTVKDPLVLWQDLKERFDHLKLVVLPKARYDWLYLRLQDFKSVNEYNSAMFRITSQLSLCGEKVTDEDMLEKTFSTFHVSNMLLQQQYREKGFKKYSELIACLLLAEQNNELLLKNLESRPTGASPFPEANATQFQNSGRGRGRGRRGGRGGGRGRGRGRGRDRSKFVPRENFNRGKQQNVFQKRENNYDQKNGEKKVYEEKCYRCGMEGHWSRTCRTAEHRVDLYQASLKKKDKGVETNFIDQKNDYDDGDDADMTHLDVADFFEHPEDVNKYPMII; encoded by the coding sequence ATGGGTCTTGGTAATACTATTGTAGAAAAAAATGAATCATCAAACCAAGACCGTGCCAAAGCTATGATTTTCCTTCGTCATCATTTAAATGAAGGATTAAAAATAGAGTATCTTACTGTCAAAGATCCTCTTGTCCTTTGGCAAGATTTGAAAGAAAGATTCGACCACCTGAAGTTGGTCGTTCTTCCAAAAGCCCGATATGATTGGCTTTACCTACGGCTGCAAGATTTTAAATCTGTCAACGAATATAATTCAGCCATGTTCAGAATTACTTCTCAATTATCATTATGTGGCGAAAAAGTCACTGATGAAGATATGTTGGAGAAAACATTTTCTACTTTTCATGTCTCTAACATGCTCCTGCAGCAGCAATATCGAGAGAAGgggtttaaaaaatattctgaaCTTATTGCATGTCTTCTCTTGGCTGAACAAAACAATGAATTGTTGCTGAAAAATCTTGAGTCCCGACCAACTGGTGCAAGTCCATTCCCTGAAGCAAATGCGACCCAATTTCAAAATTCTGGTCGAGGTCGTGGACGTGGCCGTAGAGGTGGCCGTGGAGGAGGCcgcggacgtggtcgtggccgtggacgTGATCGTAGTAAATTTGTGCCCCGTGAAAATTTTAACCGTGGCAAACAACAAAATGTTTTCCAAAAGAGGGAAAATAACTACGAtcagaaaaatggagaaaagaaagtttatgaagaaaaatgctACCGATGTGGTATGGAAGGTCATTGGTCCCGTACCTGTCGTACGGCTGAACATCGTGTTGACCTCTATCAAGCatcattgaaaaagaaagacaaaggtGTTGAGACAAATTTCATTGATCAAAAGAATGACTATGATGATGGTGATGATGCTGATATGACACACCTCGATGTTGCTGATTTTTTTGAGCATCCTGAAGATGTCAACAAATATCCCATGAttatttag
- the LOC113769382 gene encoding glutathione S-transferase U9-like, with product MGEENKVILLGNWSSPFVKRVELALKTKGIPFEYVEEDLSNKSALLLKYNPVHKKVPVLVHNGKPVCESLVILEFIDETWQNGPHLLPKDPYERAKVRFWVAYIHQLLESMAKLYTPDKEAREKALKEVHEKLRVLEDGMKENFPGGSPDVRAKKLEILDIMMIATVGSFKTHEEVLGVQILDPERNPLTFSWVQALNELPVVKESNPPYEKLIALLQSLKESGMKFYN from the exons ATGGGAGAGGAAAACAAAGTGATTCTGCTTGGAAATTGGTCAAGCCCTTTTGTTAAGAGAGTGGAATTGGCTCTCAAAACCAAAGGCATTCCGTTTGAGTACGTGGAAGAGGATTTGAGCAACAAAAGTGCTTTGCTCCTCAAGTATAATCCAGTACACAAGAAGGTTCCTGTTCTTGTCCATAATGGAAAGCCAGTATGTGAATCTCTAGTTATTCTTGAATTTATTGATGAAACCTGGCAAAATGGACCTCACCTCCTGCCTAAGGATCCTTATGAAAGAGCCAAAGTTCGCTTTTGGGTAGCTTATATCCATCAG CTGTTAGAAAGCATGGCCAAACTCTACACACCTGACAAAGAGGCACGAGAGAAAGCCCTTAAAGAAGTGCATGAGAAGCTGAGAGTTTTGGAAGATGGCATGAAGGAAAACTTTCCAGGGGGAAGTCCTGATGTCCGTGCCAAAAAGCTGGAAATCCTAGATATCATGATGATTGCAACTGTTGGTTCCTTCAAGACACACGAAGAGGTTCTCGGTGTACAGATTTTGGATCCGGAGAGGAATCCACTCACATTTTCGTGGGTGCAAGCTCTCAATGAGCTGCCTGTAGTGAAGGAAAGTAACCCTCCATATGAAAAGTTGATTGCTCTTCTTCAGTCCCTAAAAGAAAGTGGCATGAAATTCTACAATTGA
- the LOC113769502 gene encoding glutathione S-transferase U9-like, translating to MGEEDRVILHGMWASTYVKRVELALKIKGIPFEYVEEDLSNKSALLLKYNPVQKKVPVLVHNGKPICESLVILEYIDETWPSHGLQLLPKDPYERARVRFWAAYIQQLLESMAKLFNPDHKEAQEKALEEMYEKQRILEEGMREFFPEESPNVHPEKLGILDIMIVSTLGAFRAQEEVLGVKTLDPEKNPLLFSWVEALIQLPVVKEIIPPFEKLVSLLQFIKQNGIRF from the exons atgggagaGGAAGACAGAGTGATTCTCCATGGAATGTGGGCTAGCACTTATGTGAAAAGAGTGGAATTGGCTCTGAAAATCAAAGGCATACCCTTTGAGTATGTGGAGGAAGATTTGAGCAACAAGAGTGCTTTGCTCCTAAAATACAATCCAGTTCAAAAGAAAGTTCCTGTTCTTGTCCACAATGGAAAACCAATATGTGAATCCCTTGTTATTCTTGAATATATTGATGAAACTTGGCCAAGTCATGGACTTCAACTCTTGCCTAAGGATCCATATGAAAGAGCCAGAGTTCGTTTCTGGGCTGCTTATATCCAACAG CTGCTGGAGAGCATGGCGAAACTATTCAATCCTGATCACAAGGAAGCACAAGAGAAAGCCCTTGAAGAAATGTACGAGAAACAAAGGATATTGGAAGAGGGAATGAGAGAATTCTTTCCAGAGGAAAGTCCTAATGTTCACCCTGAAAAGTTGGGCattctagatatcatgattgtTTCAACACTTGGAGCCTTCAGGGCACAAGAGGAGGTTCTTGGCGTAAAGACTCTTGACCCTGAAAAGAATCCACTCTTATTCTCATGGGTGGAAGCTCTGATTCAGCTGCCTGTGGTGAAGGAAATTATCCCACCTTTTGAGAAGTTGGTTTCTCTTCTTCAGTTTATCAAACAAAATGGCATCAGATTCTGA
- the LOC113769383 gene encoding pentatricopeptide repeat-containing protein At1g74600, chloroplastic encodes MNFHIPRRFEPKISALGRRFVSSLPVRENPSIFCDQNVNNVTKPNPFHILKDPNKPRKVKLKDTKIVHANLLRTHDLYLDMFRTNYLLDCYFECGSTKYAFNLFDEIPDPNSVSWNLMLSGCNKNMLFEDSWRSFCEMHRFGLEMGEYTYGSVFSACAALGCVLRGEQIYGISIKKGFFSNGYVRVGMMGLFSESGRFDNALRVFYDVPCDNVACWNAIISGAVKNMEYWVALDIFSNMCHRLIMPNEFTISSVVTACAALKDFDFGRGVQAWMIKCGIKEDVFLGTAILSFYAKSGCMDDAVRQFWFMPVRNVVSWTTMISGFAQNGDFVSAVEFFRQMRNMNVDINQYTITSVLIACTNPDAVKEAIQIHCWIFKTGFYSDSVVKASLINLYAKIGAIDASEIVFLESEGMKHLSTCGTMISAFAQHKSSKQAVNLFHRMLQEDVKPDKFCTTSVLGIIDSLNMGRQIHTYTIKTGLVFDVSAGSSLFTMYSKCGSLEESYNVFNLLERKDTISWALMITGFVQNGSATKAIYCFREMLSEEIVPNEMTLTAILTACSALCLLRTGREVHGFSLRNYMGDQASVGSALVSMYSKCGILSSARRVFDMIPRKDQFMGSAMVSGYAQGGHPEEAIHLFCDMLVDGLVIDAFTLSGVIGCLADLGRLGIGSQIHALVIKMGFESEVSVGSSLLVMYSKIGSIEDCRKAFQQIKAPDIISWTALIASYARHGKGTEALQIYELMKESGTNPDSVTFVAVLSACSHCGLIEEGFFHFSSMKKDYGIEPGYRHYSCMVDLLGRAGRLKDAESFITSMPITPDALIWGTLLASCKVHGDMDLAKLAAEKVMELETHEAGTYVSMANICADMGQWDNVLKLRSEMAGTEVIKEPGWSSL; translated from the coding sequence ATGAATTTCCACATTCCTCGGCGTTTTGAACCCAAAATCTCAGCTTTAGGCCGCAGATTTGTCTCATCCCTTCCAGTACGTGAAAACCCATCAATTTTTTGCGACCAAAATGTTAATAATGTCACCAAACCGAACCCTTTTCACATCCTTAAGGACCCCAACAAGCCAAGAAAAGTCAAGCTTAAAGATACTAAAATCGTTCACGCAAATTTACTGAGAACCCATGATCTTTACTTGGATATGTTTCGAACAAATTATTTGCTTGATTGTTACTTCGAATGTGGTAGTACAAAATATGCATTTAACTTATTTGATGAAATTCCTGACCCAAATTCTGTTTCTTGGAATTTGATGTTGTCTGGTTGTAACAAAAATATGTTGTTTGAGGACTCATGGAGGTCTTTTTGTGAGATGCATCggtttggtttggaaatgggGGAGTATACTTATGGGAGTGTGTTTTCTGCGTGTGCAGCTTTGGGATGCGTGCTGCGGGGAGAGCAAATTTATGGGATTTCGATAAAAAAGGGATTTTTTTCGAATGGGTATGTCAGGGTTGGAATGATGGGTCTGTTTTCGGAGAGTGGTAGGTTTGACAATGCTTTGAGGGTATTTTATGATGTTCCTTGTGACAATGTGGCTTGTTGGAACGCTATTATTTCCGGAGCCGTGAAAAATATGGAGTATTGGGTTGCTTTGGATATTTTTAGTAACATGTGCCATCGGCTAATCATGCCTAATGAATTTACTATTTCAAGTGTTGTAACTGCTTGTGCTGCTCTTAAAGATTTTGATTTTGGTAGAGGGGTTCAAGCATGGATGATTAAGTGTGGTATAAAAGAAGATGTTTTCTTAGGCACTGCTATTCTTAGTTTTTATGCTAAATCTGGGTGTATGGATGATGCTGTTAGACAATTCTGGTTCATGCCTGTCCGCAATGTTGTTTCATGGACTACTATGATCTCTGGTTTTGCTCAGAATGGTGATTTTGTATCTGCTGTTGAATTCTTTAGGCAAATGAGAAATATGAATGTGGACATTAATCAGTACACTATCACAAGTGTTCTTATTGCTTGCACAAATCCTGATGCAGTTAAGGAGGCAATTCAAATTCATTGTTGGATTTTTAAAACTGGGTTCTACTCAGACTCAGTGGTGAAAGCTTCTTTGATCAATTTGTATGCTAAGATTGGAGCAATTGATGCATCTGAGATAGTTTTTCTAGAGAGTGAAGGTATGAAGCACCTGAGTACCTGTGGTACAATGATTTCTGCTTTTGCTCAGCACAAAAGTTCCAAACAGGCCGTTAATTTGTTTCATAGAATGCTCCAGGAGGATGTCAAACCTGATAAGTTCTGTACCACTAGTGTCTTAGGTATTATTGACTCTCTAAATATGGGGAGACAGATCCATACCTATACCATTAAGACTGGGCTAGTTTTTGATGTTTCTGCAGGCAGTTCTCTTTTCACAATGTATTCCAAGTGTGGGAGCTTAGAAGAGTCTTATAATGTCTTTAATCTACTTGAACGCAAAGATACCATTTCATGGGCCTTAATGATTACCGGTTTTGTTCAAAATGGCAGTGCAACTAAAGCCATTTATTGTTTTAGAGAGATGTTATCTGAAGAAATTGTGCCTAATGAGATGACTTTAACTGCCATTCTCACTGCATGTTCTGCTCTTTGTTTGTTAAGGACTGGGAGAGAAGTACATGGATTCAGTCTTCGGAACTATATGGGCGACCAAGCCTCCGTAGGCAGTGCACTGGTTAGTATGTACTCAAAATGTGGCATTCTAAGCTCTGCAAGGAGAGTGTTTGACATGATTCCCAGAAAGGACCAGTTCATGGGTTCTGCTATGGTTTCTGGGTATGCACAAGGTGGTCACCCTGAGGAGGCAATTCACCTCTTCTGTGATATGCTTGTCGATGGTTTGGTTATTGATGCCTTCACATTGTCAGGCGTCATTGGATGCCTTGCAGATTTAGGTAGATTAGGCATTGGTAGTCAAATTCATGCCCTGGTCATTAAAATGGGTTTTGAGTCTGAAGTATCTGTTGGAAGTTCACTGCTTGTTATGTACTCAAAAATTGGAAGTATTGAGGATTGCCGTAAAGCATTCCAACAAATTAAGGCACCTGACATTATTAGCTGGACAGCCTTGATTGCAAGCTATGCTCGACATGGAAAAGGGACAGAGGCTTTACAAATTTATGAACTCATGAAAGAGTCAGGTACCAACCCTGATTCAGTGACATTTGTTGCTGTTCTATCAGCGTGTAGTCATTGTGGTTTGATTGAAGAAGgattctttcatttttcttcaatgAAGAAGGACTATGGAATTGAGCCCGGTTATAGACATTATTCCTGCATGGTGGATCTTCTTGGTCGTGCAGGAAGATTGAAGGATGCTGAAAGCTTTATCACTTCCATGCCAATAACACCTGATGCACTCATATGGGGAACACTACTGGCTTCTTGCAAAGTACACGGTGACATGGATCTTGCGAAGCTAGCAGCTGAAAAGGTCATGGAGTTGGAGACACATGAAGCAGGAACTTATGTCTCTATGGCAAACATCTGTGCTGACATGGGCCAGTGGGACAATGTTCTGAAGCTCAGAAGTGAAATGGCAGGAACTGAAGTGATAAAGGAACCTGGATGGAGTTCTTTATAA